A part of Anaerotignum faecicola genomic DNA contains:
- a CDS encoding YbaB/EbfC family nucleoid-associated protein, with protein MAKGGFPGGMGGMNMNNLMKQAQKMQKQMMEKQEELQAKTLEMTSGGGAVKVVITGKKEIQELKINPDVVDPDDVEMLEDLIISAVNEAIRQVEEMYNAEMGRMTGGLGGMF; from the coding sequence ATGGCAAAAGGCGGTTTTCCCGGCGGCATGGGTGGTATGAATATGAATAACCTCATGAAGCAGGCGCAGAAAATGCAGAAACAGATGATGGAAAAGCAGGAGGAGCTGCAGGCAAAGACACTGGAAATGACCAGCGGCGGCGGTGCTGTGAAGGTTGTCATCACAGGGAAAAAGGAAATTCAGGAGTTGAAAATCAACCCCGATGTGGTAGATCCCGATGATGTGGAAATGCTGGAGGATTTAATCATTTCCGCTGTGAACGAGGCAATTCGTCAGGTAGAGGAAATGTATAACGCAGAAATGGGCAGAATGACCGGCGGCTTAGGCGGTATGTTCTGA
- a CDS encoding FG-GAP repeat domain-containing protein — MKKWMTILASLLLLSGCGAKEDTFSLSAAEQEAYEESIDKVTEDFYWEYDHSSLSFGAAVVPEATEENERLFDASSACEYNLKGKAGQDAVLAQAALLHYNGDAAGTLQCWFVGGSLAGVAYSGGYDNGYYSLKERNPFLADGGFRAYESWTGMPTSFRTGRGEFSAEGIYSVGQDAKGRRLAVSIRGGKAEVYRYANGLSRYRSFSYGRGLEATSAAFLKEDDARLAVLVSSIEESGEGESEKTYTRAERVMLYDSRLNVAGEIPLEGELCTALGAENGRLYLFIDKNMEIYEEKDGSWQNTGTRKLRHQVTQCHITDLDGDGVKEYILTDGMDLYVYHAVNDSFRKLWSTHVGVENFYGPLMSGDMNGDGVQEIYACDTTATTIRYILTEKGLKTANEDIQYGQCIYPCDFDGNGREDYWFVADNEDRRGQLYLAAEE; from the coding sequence ATGAAGAAATGGATGACGATTCTGGCAAGTCTGCTTCTGCTTAGCGGCTGCGGCGCAAAGGAGGATACCTTTAGCCTCAGTGCTGCCGAGCAGGAGGCGTATGAGGAATCCATCGACAAGGTGACAGAGGATTTTTATTGGGAATATGACCACAGCAGCCTGAGCTTTGGGGCGGCAGTTGTGCCGGAGGCGACGGAGGAAAATGAACGGCTGTTTGATGCCTCCTCCGCCTGCGAATATAACCTGAAGGGAAAGGCAGGACAGGATGCCGTACTGGCGCAGGCGGCGCTGCTGCACTATAACGGCGATGCGGCAGGGACACTGCAATGCTGGTTTGTAGGCGGCTCTCTGGCAGGGGTGGCCTACAGCGGTGGCTATGATAACGGCTATTACAGCCTAAAGGAGCGCAACCCGTTTCTGGCGGACGGCGGCTTTCGGGCGTATGAAAGCTGGACAGGGATGCCGACCTCCTTCCGCACGGGCAGAGGGGAATTTTCCGCAGAGGGGATTTACTCTGTCGGGCAGGATGCGAAGGGACGGCGGCTGGCGGTTTCCATTCGTGGCGGCAAGGCAGAGGTCTACCGCTATGCCAACGGGCTGAGCCGTTACCGCAGCTTTTCCTATGGGCGCGGCTTAGAGGCGACCTCGGCGGCGTTTTTAAAGGAGGATGACGCAAGACTGGCGGTTCTGGTTTCCAGTATTGAGGAAAGCGGCGAGGGCGAAAGCGAAAAGACCTATACGCGCGCGGAACGGGTGATGCTTTACGATTCCAGACTGAACGTGGCAGGGGAAATCCCTCTGGAGGGAGAGCTTTGCACTGCACTGGGCGCGGAGAACGGCAGGCTGTATCTTTTTATTGATAAAAATATGGAGATTTATGAGGAAAAGGATGGCAGCTGGCAGAATACCGGCACAAGAAAGCTGCGCCATCAGGTGACGCAGTGCCACATCACGGATTTGGATGGGGACGGTGTAAAGGAATATATTCTGACGGACGGGATGGATTTGTATGTTTATCATGCGGTGAATGACAGCTTCCGTAAGCTTTGGAGTACGCATGTGGGCGTGGAAAACTTCTATGGCCCGCTTATGAGCGGCGATATGAACGGGGACGGCGTGCAGGAAATTTATGCCTGCGACACCACGGCTACCACGATTCGATATATCCTGACGGAAAAAGGACTGAAAACCGCGAATGAGGATATTCAGTACGGACAGTGCATCTATCCCTGCGATTTTGACGGAAACGGCAGGGAGGACTACTGGTTCGTTGCGGATAATGAGGACAGAAGGGGACAGCTCTATCTGGCTGCGGAGGAATAA
- the tadA gene encoding tRNA adenosine(34) deaminase TadA, with protein MTESEKYMTEALAEAEKALAAGEVPIGAVMVRNGKIIARGHNLRNTDKNPLRHAEIDVIDAAAKIVGDWRLEDCVLYVTVEPCPMCAGAIVQARIPRVVFGTRNSKAGCAGSVLDVLNEPRLNHQVAVEEGVLQPQCSEIMKRFFKRFRKNANAAPLTENQ; from the coding sequence ATGACGGAATCCGAGAAATATATGACAGAAGCACTGGCGGAGGCGGAGAAGGCGCTTGCGGCAGGCGAGGTGCCGATTGGCGCGGTGATGGTGCGAAACGGCAAGATTATCGCAAGAGGGCATAACCTGCGCAATACCGACAAAAATCCTCTGCGCCACGCGGAGATTGATGTGATTGATGCGGCGGCGAAAATCGTGGGGGATTGGCGGCTGGAGGACTGTGTGCTTTATGTTACCGTAGAGCCTTGCCCGATGTGCGCGGGGGCAATCGTGCAGGCACGCATCCCAAGGGTGGTTTTCGGGACAAGAAACAGCAAGGCAGGCTGCGCCGGCTCTGTGCTGGATGTGCTGAATGAACCAAGGCTCAACCATCAGGTGGCAGTGGAGGAGGGCGTTTTGCAACCCCAATGCAGCGAGATTATGAAGCGGTTTTTTAAGCGTTTTCGTAAAAATGCCAATGCAGCGCCATTGACAGAAAACCAATGA
- a CDS encoding AAA family ATPase, protein MNLTFEGSKNYVASEELMRSVNIAIALQKPLLIKGEPGTGKTMLAEAISQALGKKLIIWNIKSTTKAQDGLYVYDVVQRLYDSQFGNEGVDDIGKYVKLGKLGEAFHSDEQVILLIDEIDKADLEFPNDLLWELDKMEFYIPETKETVKAKQRPIVIITSNAEKELPDAFLRRCIFHYIEFPDAEQMEEIIKVHFDHVEENVLKQVLATFYWIRGLYNIQKKPSTSEVIDWIRALELGGVPASKIKEAVPFAGVLLKKNEDIDTMRKFLK, encoded by the coding sequence ATGAATCTCACATTTGAAGGAAGTAAAAATTATGTAGCCAGCGAAGAGCTGATGCGTTCTGTAAATATTGCCATCGCCCTGCAAAAGCCCCTGCTCATCAAGGGCGAGCCCGGTACCGGCAAAACCATGCTTGCCGAAGCAATTTCGCAGGCTCTTGGCAAAAAGCTTATCATCTGGAATATCAAATCCACCACAAAGGCGCAGGATGGTCTCTATGTGTATGACGTTGTGCAGCGTCTGTATGATTCCCAGTTCGGCAATGAGGGCGTGGATGATATCGGCAAATATGTCAAGCTTGGCAAGCTTGGCGAAGCGTTCCACAGCGACGAGCAGGTCATTTTGCTGATTGACGAAATCGATAAAGCCGATTTGGAATTTCCCAACGACCTTCTGTGGGAATTGGATAAAATGGAATTTTATATCCCCGAAACAAAGGAAACCGTTAAGGCAAAGCAGCGCCCCATCGTGATTATCACCTCCAATGCGGAGAAGGAGCTGCCCGATGCCTTCCTGCGCCGCTGCATCTTCCATTATATTGAATTCCCCGATGCAGAGCAGATGGAGGAAATCATCAAGGTGCATTTCGACCATGTGGAGGAAAACGTACTGAAACAGGTGCTTGCCACCTTCTATTGGATTCGTGGGCTGTATAATATCCAGAAAAAGCCCAGTACCTCTGAGGTCATCGACTGGATTCGCGCACTGGAGCTTGGCGGCGTGCCTGCATCCAAAATCAAGGAAGCCGTCCCCTTCGCCGGCGTTCTCTTGAAAAAGAACGAGGATATCGATACCATGCGTAAATTTTTGAAGTAA
- a CDS encoding response regulator transcription factor — protein MKLLVIEDERMLCDTIAKSLHHAGYEVDCCYDGAEALERLLIEQYDLIVLDLHLPGMDGMEVLERLRQTDAETKVLILSARSQVADKVAGLDAGANDYLEKPFHLQELAARVRSLTRRQFIQQSTALVCGGISFDTRTRETLVNGKEIRLTRKEKGILEYLLLHQGRPISQEELMEHVWDGSVDAFSNSIRVHISALRKKLKAELNYDPITNKVGEGYRIGGEWK, from the coding sequence ATGAAGCTTTTGGTGATTGAGGATGAGAGGATGCTTTGCGACACCATCGCCAAAAGCCTGCACCATGCAGGCTATGAGGTGGATTGCTGCTATGACGGGGCAGAGGCGTTGGAGCGGCTTTTGATAGAGCAGTATGACTTGATTGTGTTGGATTTGCATTTGCCGGGGATGGACGGCATGGAGGTTTTGGAGCGGCTGCGCCAAACGGATGCGGAAACAAAGGTGCTGATTTTATCCGCACGCAGTCAGGTTGCGGATAAGGTTGCGGGCTTGGATGCAGGGGCGAACGATTATCTGGAAAAGCCCTTTCATTTGCAGGAGCTGGCGGCAAGGGTGCGCAGTTTGACACGCAGACAGTTCATTCAGCAAAGCACAGCCTTGGTTTGCGGCGGCATTTCCTTTGATACCCGCACCAGAGAAACCCTTGTGAACGGGAAGGAAATCCGTCTGACCAGAAAGGAAAAGGGCATTTTGGAATATCTGCTTTTGCACCAGGGCAGACCAATCAGTCAGGAGGAGCTGATGGAGCATGTCTGGGACGGCAGTGTGGATGCGTTCAGCAATTCCATTCGGGTGCATATTTCTGCGCTGCGAAAGAAGCTGAAGGCAGAGCTGAACTATGACCCGATCACAAACAAGGTCGGGGAAGGATATCGGATAGGGGGAGAGTGGAAATGA
- the recR gene encoding recombination mediator RecR, translating to MNYYGNPMTRLIEELAALPGIGGKSAQRLAFHIINLPREKVAALSEAILAAKDEVKYCSVCCNLTEEEICPVCANPKRDHSVIMVVEDPRDMAAYERTKEFHGVYHVLHGAISPMTGIGPQDIHIRELLSRIDGTVAEVILATNPNVEGEATAMYLAKLLKPLDVKVTRIANGVPVGGDLEYVDEITLSRALEGRREL from the coding sequence ATGAATTATTACGGCAACCCGATGACAAGGCTCATTGAGGAACTGGCGGCACTGCCGGGGATTGGCGGAAAATCCGCACAGAGACTGGCATTTCACATCATCAATTTGCCAAGAGAGAAGGTGGCGGCGCTTTCCGAAGCCATTCTTGCGGCGAAGGACGAGGTGAAATACTGTTCTGTCTGCTGCAACCTGACAGAGGAGGAAATCTGCCCCGTCTGCGCGAACCCGAAGCGCGACCATTCGGTGATTATGGTGGTGGAGGACCCCAGAGATATGGCGGCGTATGAACGGACGAAGGAATTCCATGGCGTGTATCATGTGCTGCATGGAGCAATTTCTCCTATGACGGGAATTGGTCCGCAGGATATTCATATTCGGGAGCTGCTCAGCCGCATAGATGGGACGGTTGCGGAGGTCATCCTTGCGACCAACCCGAATGTGGAGGGAGAGGCAACGGCGATGTATCTTGCGAAGCTGCTGAAGCCTTTGGATGTGAAGGTGACAAGAATCGCAAACGGCGTTCCGGTTGGCGGCGATTTGGAATATGTGGATGAGATTACGCTTTCCAGAGCCTTGGAGGGCAGGAGAGAACTATAA
- a CDS encoding sensor histidine kinase produces the protein MKRLSLQWRLTLMTAVLIAATCIFLNLALSRAGMFYMDKLGQAIFHQTPTADFMISIPDADVEQLPPDFEIQIDDTKKIFTLSSWLITLLITLASGCITYFVSGYALRPLRSFSGRIAQIQAENLTQYQAEEQQIPEFQALSHSFEAMVRRLSDAFSSLQEFNGNAAHEFRTPLAMMQAQLELYEEMPHPDMDAETVELLAMLKEQTERLSKLVKTLLEMSEMNTIERADAVELTALIEEVLADLSPMAEKRQISLLQEATGEVLLQGSDILLYRLLFNLVENAIRYNKEGGAVRVSAEERADTVEILVQDTGSGIPEADRETIFQPFFRVDKSRSRAYGGVGLGLTLVRKIVELHGGTIRIAESGEGGTTFAVCLPCGAA, from the coding sequence ATGAAGCGACTTTCTTTACAATGGAGACTGACGCTGATGACGGCGGTGCTGATTGCCGCTACCTGTATTTTTCTGAATCTGGCACTTTCCAGAGCAGGCATGTTTTATATGGATAAGCTGGGGCAGGCGATTTTTCATCAGACACCGACGGCGGATTTTATGATTTCCATTCCCGACGCAGATGTGGAGCAGCTTCCTCCCGATTTTGAAATTCAAATTGATGATACCAAAAAGATTTTTACGCTCAGCAGCTGGCTGATCACCCTTCTGATTACACTGGCGAGCGGCTGTATTACTTATTTTGTGAGCGGCTATGCCCTTAGACCGCTCAGAAGCTTTTCCGGCAGAATTGCACAAATCCAAGCGGAGAATTTAACGCAGTATCAGGCGGAGGAGCAGCAGATTCCCGAATTTCAGGCACTCAGCCATTCCTTTGAGGCCATGGTACGGCGGCTTTCGGATGCGTTTTCTTCCTTACAGGAGTTTAACGGCAATGCGGCGCATGAATTTCGCACGCCCTTGGCGATGATGCAGGCACAGCTGGAATTATACGAGGAAATGCCGCACCCCGACATGGACGCAGAAACGGTGGAGCTGCTTGCCATGCTGAAGGAACAGACGGAGCGGCTTTCAAAATTGGTGAAAACGCTTCTGGAAATGAGCGAAATGAACACGATTGAACGGGCGGATGCGGTAGAGCTGACGGCGTTGATAGAGGAGGTGCTGGCAGACCTTTCCCCTATGGCAGAGAAGCGGCAGATTTCGCTTTTACAGGAAGCGACGGGAGAGGTGCTTTTGCAGGGAAGTGATATTTTACTGTATCGTCTGCTGTTTAATCTGGTGGAAAATGCCATTCGCTACAACAAAGAGGGCGGAGCAGTGCGCGTTTCGGCAGAGGAGAGGGCGGATACGGTGGAGATTCTGGTACAGGATACGGGAAGCGGGATTCCCGAAGCAGACAGGGAAACCATTTTTCAGCCGTTCTTCCGTGTGGATAAATCGCGCAGTCGGGCATACGGCGGCGTAGGGCTGGGACTGACGCTGGTGCGCAAGATTGTGGAGCTGCACGGCGGCACAATCCGCATTGCCGAAAGCGGCGAAGGTGGCACAACCTTTGCCGTTTGTCTGCCCTGTGGGGCGGCATAG
- a CDS encoding spore maturation protein: MGILLTISDLLIPVTVLCIVVFGCLQRMDIYEVFLEGAKEGLQTVLDILPTLIGLMMAVEVMRAGGLLDILVRLIRPAAEAVGFPAELAPLSLVRLVSSSAATGLLTDLFAKYGPDSFLGRTASVMMSCTETVFYTMSLYFLSVGIRKTRYTLPCALLANLVGIFAAVALVRLVF; the protein is encoded by the coding sequence GTGGGGATACTGCTGACGATATCCGATTTGCTGATTCCTGTTACGGTGCTGTGCATTGTGGTATTCGGGTGCTTGCAGCGAATGGATATTTATGAGGTGTTTCTGGAGGGGGCGAAGGAGGGCCTGCAGACGGTTCTGGATATTTTGCCGACTCTAATCGGTCTGATGATGGCGGTGGAGGTGATGCGCGCAGGGGGGCTCTTGGACATTCTGGTGCGGCTGATTCGCCCGGCGGCAGAGGCAGTCGGCTTTCCGGCAGAGCTGGCACCGTTAAGTCTGGTGCGGCTGGTTTCCTCCTCCGCGGCAACCGGACTTCTGACCGACCTTTTTGCGAAGTACGGCCCGGATTCCTTTCTGGGCAGAACGGCCTCTGTCATGATGAGCTGTACGGAAACGGTGTTTTATACGATGAGCCTGTATTTTCTTTCTGTCGGGATTCGGAAAACGAGATATACGCTGCCCTGCGCCCTTCTGGCAAACCTTGTCGGCATCTTTGCGGCTGTGGCACTGGTGCGGCTTGTTTTTTGA
- a CDS encoding nucleoside recognition protein — protein sequence MLNGIWGFFLIGGILTGAFLGRMDMVTGAILSGGRSAVELALAMAGVISVWSGVLKIAERGGMIDRLAARLTPLMDFLFPSVPRLHPARKYIATNFVANFLGLGWAATPAGLMAMKELQRLNREEKGRASAAMCMFLTVNMTSLQLVTMNILAYRMEYGSQSPAEIIGVGIAATMLTTLVGTLAAKALEGRG from the coding sequence ATGTTAAACGGCATTTGGGGCTTTTTTTTGATTGGCGGAATTCTGACGGGCGCGTTTCTGGGCAGAATGGATATGGTGACGGGGGCTATTTTAAGCGGCGGACGCTCTGCGGTGGAGCTGGCGCTTGCCATGGCAGGGGTAATTTCGGTTTGGTCGGGGGTGCTGAAGATTGCGGAGCGGGGCGGCATGATTGACCGGCTTGCCGCAAGGCTGACACCGCTGATGGATTTTCTCTTTCCCTCCGTGCCGCGGCTGCATCCTGCAAGAAAATATATCGCAACGAATTTTGTGGCGAATTTTCTGGGGCTTGGATGGGCGGCAACACCTGCCGGACTGATGGCGATGAAGGAGCTGCAAAGGCTGAACCGAGAGGAAAAGGGACGGGCATCGGCGGCAATGTGTATGTTTCTGACGGTGAACATGACCTCCCTGCAGCTGGTCACGATGAATATTCTGGCGTACCGCATGGAATACGGCTCGCAAAGCCCGGCGGAGATTATCGGGGTGGGGATTGCGGCAACGATGCTTACGACATTGGTTGGTACGCTTGCGGCGAAGGCATTGGAGGGGAGGGGATAG
- a CDS encoding TlpA family protein disulfide reductase encodes MKKRILLFAVSLILVLGFTACGKAKQSAEELIQQENEIIAEHQDLWDLAFNAVDKDTVGSQTGDYADFLKMALENIKDQLSKEDFKALSEDVKKIKALEEQLAALPQEDSNPTGTSLDSAKSFPAFTGKDFDGNAVDESLFTNNSVTLVNFWFNGCSPCVGELPALQKLHDSLKEKGGAVVGINVETLDENEDTIAAAKEIMKKQGASYQNIYFDSDSEAGKLALSVMTFPTSVLIDSEGNIVGDVIVGGLDNEKTMASVQKQIDEILAK; translated from the coding sequence ATGAAAAAAAGAATTTTACTTTTCGCAGTCTCTCTTATTTTAGTCCTCGGCTTTACTGCCTGCGGCAAGGCAAAGCAAAGCGCAGAGGAGCTGATTCAGCAGGAAAATGAAATCATTGCAGAGCATCAGGATTTATGGGATCTCGCTTTTAATGCGGTAGATAAGGACACTGTCGGCTCTCAAACAGGCGACTATGCCGATTTTCTGAAAATGGCACTGGAAAATATAAAGGACCAGCTGAGCAAAGAGGATTTCAAGGCTCTGAGCGAGGATGTGAAAAAAATCAAGGCTCTGGAAGAGCAGCTTGCCGCTTTGCCGCAGGAGGACAGCAATCCCACCGGCACCTCTCTGGACAGCGCAAAGAGCTTTCCCGCCTTTACCGGCAAGGACTTTGACGGCAATGCCGTAGATGAAAGCCTGTTTACCAACAATAGCGTAACTCTGGTAAATTTCTGGTTCAACGGCTGCAGTCCTTGCGTTGGGGAGCTGCCTGCTCTGCAAAAGCTGCATGATTCCCTGAAGGAAAAGGGCGGTGCCGTTGTCGGCATCAACGTGGAAACTCTGGATGAAAACGAGGATACCATTGCTGCCGCAAAGGAAATTATGAAAAAGCAGGGTGCATCCTATCAGAACATCTATTTTGATTCCGATAGCGAGGCAGGTAAGCTGGCACTTTCTGTAATGACCTTCCCCACCTCTGTTCTCATTGACAGCGAAGGCAATATTGTGGGTGATGTCATCGTAGGCGGTCTGGATAACGAAAAGACCATGGCAAGTGTGCAGAAGCAAATTGATGAAATTTTAGCAAAATAA
- a CDS encoding 4Fe-4S binding protein yields the protein MSALAKKQIKSYLLARIRGGIQLLATLLSNLHLPNFLKGTIFQGNTKQVCVPGLNCYSCPGAAGACPIGAMQAVVGSSKFKFSYYITGMLIFIGVLLGRFVCGFLCPFGWFQDLLHKIPTKKFSTKKLSGLRYLKYLILVVMVFLLPAFVVNVVGMGNPFFCKYLCPQGVLEGAIPLSLASTSIRSALGSLFAWKSCVLVAVIILSILFYRPFCKWICPLGAFYAWFNRISLLQLQVDQNKCISCGKCGRACKMDVAVPQTPNHNECIRCGACITACPTQAIHYQYGCKKQKTEETK from the coding sequence GTGTCGGCATTGGCTAAAAAACAAATAAAATCCTATCTTCTGGCAAGAATACGAGGAGGTATTCAGCTTCTGGCAACGCTTTTGAGCAACCTCCACCTGCCAAATTTCCTAAAAGGAACCATCTTTCAGGGCAACACCAAGCAGGTCTGCGTACCCGGTCTGAATTGCTATTCCTGTCCGGGGGCAGCGGGCGCGTGTCCCATCGGGGCCATGCAGGCAGTGGTCGGCTCCTCAAAGTTCAAGTTTTCCTATTATATCACAGGAATGTTGATTTTCATCGGCGTTCTGCTGGGAAGATTTGTCTGCGGCTTTCTCTGCCCGTTCGGCTGGTTTCAGGATCTGCTGCATAAAATCCCGACAAAGAAATTTTCAACCAAAAAACTCAGTGGTCTTCGCTATCTGAAATATCTCATTTTGGTTGTTATGGTTTTTCTTCTGCCTGCGTTTGTGGTAAACGTGGTCGGCATGGGAAACCCCTTCTTCTGCAAATATCTTTGTCCGCAGGGGGTGTTGGAGGGTGCCATTCCACTCTCCCTCGCCAGCACGAGCATCCGCTCCGCCCTCGGCTCGCTGTTTGCATGGAAAAGCTGTGTGCTTGTGGCTGTAATCATCCTGAGCATACTGTTCTATCGCCCCTTCTGCAAATGGATTTGCCCCTTGGGTGCGTTTTACGCATGGTTTAACCGCATTTCCCTTTTGCAGCTTCAGGTGGATCAAAACAAATGTATCTCCTGCGGCAAATGCGGCAGGGCGTGCAAAATGGACGTTGCTGTTCCTCAGACACCGAATCATAACGAATGTATCCGTTGCGGTGCCTGCATCACAGCCTGTCCCACACAAGCCATTCACTATCAATACGGATGTAAAAAACAGAAAACGGAGGAAACAAAATGA
- a CDS encoding AbrB/MazE/SpoVT family DNA-binding domain-containing protein, producing the protein MKSTGIVRKVDELGRVVLPIELRRNMGIEIKDSLEIFVDENTIILQKYEPADIFTGSMDDLIDYKGKKVSKASILEMARIAGLDVK; encoded by the coding sequence ATGAAATCAACAGGTATCGTAAGAAAAGTGGATGAATTGGGAAGAGTTGTTCTGCCCATCGAGCTTCGCCGCAACATGGGAATCGAAATCAAGGATTCTCTGGAAATCTTTGTTGATGAAAACACCATTATCCTGCAAAAATACGAACCTGCCGATATCTTCACAGGCAGTATGGATGATTTAATTGATTATAAGGGCAAAAAGGTTTCCAAGGCTTCTATTTTGGAAATGGCAAGAATTGCCGGTCTGGATGTGAAATAA
- the dnaX gene encoding DNA polymerase III subunit gamma/tau yields the protein MAYTALYRKFRPQTFESVIGQEHIVRTLKNQMKTGRVSHAYLFCGTRGTGKTSTAKIFARAINCTNPTADGEPCNECAVCKDILAGRSVNVIEIDAASNNGVDNIREIREEVKYPPTQGKYKVYIIDEVHMLSAAAFNALLKTLEEPPAHVIFILATTDPQKVPATILSRVQRFDFRRITTETIAQTLMGYLKEEGQQATPEAVRYVAHLGDGSMRDSLSILDQCLAFFSGEEVTLEKVLDIMGAVDQTIFFEMTDALAKRDAKEAMLLVEQMMQDGRDVKQFVTELLQHLRNLLMAATLPDVTRILDLSAEDGERLKKAAGVLSPEELIYFIGKFSDLQSEMKWATNERILLEVELMKLCAPWTEKDLTALAARLGELERKMEEGVPVAITQATPTEKPKEKPKPKRRPPALPEDRKEVQEKWALLRNDVEDAVLKGMLSKVEIGFKEDEFLYLICAYPALTDMIQRGMDKIAAVLEKETGKSFELRTTTKDEYEKWREAAYGKEEETPSADADAEFASLLGQYFPEADVE from the coding sequence ATGGCTTATACGGCTTTATATCGAAAATTCCGCCCACAGACGTTTGAGAGCGTCATCGGGCAGGAGCATATCGTCAGAACGCTGAAAAATCAGATGAAAACGGGGCGCGTGTCCCATGCGTATCTGTTTTGCGGCACAAGGGGCACGGGGAAAACCTCTACGGCGAAGATTTTTGCCAGAGCCATCAACTGCACGAACCCCACGGCGGACGGCGAGCCCTGCAACGAGTGTGCCGTTTGTAAGGATATTCTGGCAGGGAGAAGCGTGAACGTAATTGAGATTGACGCAGCCTCCAACAACGGCGTGGACAACATCCGCGAGATTCGCGAGGAGGTGAAATATCCGCCGACACAGGGGAAATATAAGGTCTATATCATTGACGAGGTACACATGCTTTCGGCGGCGGCGTTCAATGCGCTTCTGAAAACACTGGAGGAGCCGCCTGCACATGTGATTTTCATTCTGGCGACAACAGACCCACAGAAGGTGCCGGCAACGATTCTTTCGCGCGTACAGCGGTTTGATTTCCGCAGGATTACCACGGAGACGATTGCCCAAACGCTGATGGGCTATCTGAAGGAGGAGGGACAGCAGGCGACCCCTGAGGCGGTGCGCTATGTGGCACATCTGGGGGACGGCTCGATGCGTGATTCGCTGAGTATTTTAGACCAGTGCCTTGCCTTTTTCAGCGGCGAGGAGGTTACGCTGGAAAAGGTACTGGATATTATGGGCGCGGTTGACCAGACGATTTTCTTTGAAATGACAGACGCGCTTGCGAAACGGGATGCGAAAGAGGCGATGCTTCTGGTGGAGCAGATGATGCAGGACGGGAGAGACGTGAAGCAGTTTGTGACGGAGCTTTTGCAGCACCTGCGGAACCTGCTGATGGCGGCAACACTGCCCGATGTGACGCGGATTCTGGATTTATCCGCGGAGGACGGAGAACGGCTGAAAAAGGCGGCAGGAGTGCTTTCACCGGAGGAGCTGATTTATTTCATCGGGAAATTTTCCGATTTGCAGAGCGAGATGAAATGGGCAACGAATGAGCGGATTCTGCTGGAGGTGGAGCTGATGAAGCTTTGCGCGCCATGGACGGAGAAGGATTTGACTGCCCTGGCGGCAAGACTGGGCGAGCTGGAGCGGAAGATGGAAGAAGGCGTGCCGGTTGCCATCACGCAGGCGACACCGACAGAAAAGCCCAAGGAAAAGCCCAAGCCAAAGCGCAGACCTCCTGCACTGCCCGAGGACAGGAAGGAAGTACAGGAGAAATGGGCGTTGCTGCGCAATGACGTGGAGGATGCGGTGCTGAAGGGGATGCTTTCCAAGGTGGAAATCGGCTTCAAGGAGGATGAATTTCTCTATCTCATCTGCGCATATCCTGCGCTCACGGATATGATTCAGCGCGGCATGGACAAGATTGCGGCAGTTCTGGAGAAGGAAACGGGCAAAAGCTTCGAGCTGCGAACCACCACGAAGGATGAATATGAAAAATGGAGAGAAGCGGCATACGGCAAGGAGGAGGAGACACCCTCTGCGGATGCGGATGCGGAATTTGCAAGCCTTCTGGGGCAGTATTTCCCGGAGGCGGATGTGGAATGA
- a CDS encoding CD1871A family CXXC motif-containing protein translates to MKKELATPFFQLAALALGIGMMVYGAYRGEAAVVLSKAIKLCLECVGIG, encoded by the coding sequence ATGAAAAAGGAACTCGCAACGCCGTTTTTTCAGCTTGCCGCTCTTGCGCTCGGCATCGGCATGATGGTCTACGGCGCATATCGCGGAGAGGCAGCTGTTGTGCTCTCCAAAGCAATCAAATTATGTCTGGAGTGTGTCGGCATTGGCTAA